A part of Aspergillus flavus chromosome 5, complete sequence genomic DNA contains:
- a CDS encoding ABC transporter, with protein sequence MLLNKEIDALYSCPSVWDSANARLSACAMRYVSVIPGIIVLALALSRALTRFSLVQCPKWMRPFVAEKPPCAELPSERPRQRTGWVIALLVFSTVGFAAELTKIVPYVPTLSNIVLLVSWTVAIVLIAAERPRSCPVSMLFFFAVELAVEMAVILNRDAYAVSRVYAHCIAASAAAAACATILFMPFRGPSLPRVDIGVVGQPPSSKFRSPEDNLRLWQFLTVSWMSPLMTAGKHKQLNEDDVWFLGFEFQHRRLHEKFRQLRGSVISRLLQANGIDVLIITGISTVQMLCDFSTPVLLQQLLSAMGNPYAPKRVALTYAMLSLVLRLVAAQSQVLNLWYGRRCYERSRGEMIMMVYEKALSRKNIFDQQIPERGSQNESQESEDNNGEVSPSAKQRKLCGLFPQRQATSKGKVKTAASMGKIFNLLRGDVYEVAQRFWEVDTLVDKPLGLVIATVLVWKLLGPSCFLGISAILVAQVLNVFITRMLLRWERVRRLATDTRLQISSQFVEALRHLRWYGWQNHWLRQVMEARQSELNLRIVTSLFNVLIRFVNTFASGLFPVVALYAYTLLAGNPLRIDIIFPALQLFTMLELRLREIPGLITVLINASIAMERIEDFMAEPDKEKQEALASNAGASLVLDSCYFAWPGKASPVLSDINLRVSGGLTVICGKVGAGKTALLQALLGELDRLSGVSETPNEMVGYCSQTPWLQSMSIRDNILFSSPYDEPRYKQVLEACALLPDLANFKHGDLSFVGENGIGLSGGQKARVALARAVYSTARILYLDDPLSALDHNTAETIVRRCFSGPLMQNRTVVLVTHRTTLVRHIADQIVHLHDGRATIEDKQNISSTLSIDDTDESSSSHTTDDGAQDEATDQDDKAAVPDKFIEEEHRAEWGVKAKVYWNYIRAGKYKWWLVLAVFITMYRLAAVGQSWFIKEWGEAYDHDQTVVLFGFSPSYKKASSGGLGEPLVLPQVLSWKPGNPFDKFPAPVEDVRPWLVAFFAITVFQSLTVLVSQLMMIVIVYCAGQTLFQEVMLRVSHATFRFFDVTPIGRLMNRLTSDIGVVDGNISEQFQRIIFQAIVWVSSLLVIASVTPTFLAFSFLLTAAFIFTFLRFLPTSQSLRRLEMVSLSPLISNFGELLHGLTTVRAFHAESRFQDRVIAVVDKFQGMDHFYWSLQSWLMYRFEGLSALSTFCLAAIALYTNASPGLAAFVLIAGNNFVDSTHALCKQYGQLQMDFVSVERVDELLHIEQESPGTLEPPASWPKFGSDIVFEDVTIRYAPHLDPSLNNISLRIPGGSTTAVIGRTGSGKSTLAVSLLNVIRPDGGRILVDDHDIAQVSTQALRTRVTFVAQDPVLFPGSIRRNLDPTGEYTDAECSDVLKRICSRHGWNLETHVEAGGRNLSQGERQLIGLSRAVLRRSSIVILDEATASIDHESSLEIQQVLREEMKESTVITIAHRLEAIKDADYYVVLDQGRVSKQGYVKDM encoded by the exons ATGCTTCTGAATAAAGAAATTGATGCTCTTTATTCTTGTCCTTCCGTTTGG GACTCGGCAAATGCCCGGTTGTCAGCATGTGCCATGCGATATGTCTCCGTCATTCCGGGCATCATAGTCTTGGCTCTTGCATTGAGTCGTGCGCTCACTCGTTTTTCTCTGGTTCAGTGTCCGAAATGGATGCGGCCTTTTGTTGCTGAAAAGCCACCATGTGCTGAGCTTCCATCAGAGAGACCAAGACAAAGAACGGGATGGGTGATTGCCCTGCTTGTCTTCTCCACAGTTGGATTCGCAGCTGAGCTCACAAAAATTGTGCCATACGTGCCGACACTGAGCAATATCGTGCTACTGGTATCTTGG ACGGTTGCAATTGTTCTGATCGCCGCAGAACGCCCAAGGTCCTGTCCAGTATCCATgctgtttttctttgctgtAGAGCTGGCTGTAGAAATGGCGGTCATACTAAACCGTGATGCCTATGCAGTGTCGAGGGTTTATGCTCATTGCATTGCCGCTagtgctgctgctgctgcctgcGCAACTATCCTATTTATGCCATTTCGGGGACCTTCACTTCCCCGCGTTGATATCGGCGTTGTTGGCCAACCGCCATCAAGCAAATTCCGCAGCCCTGAGGACAACCTACGACTCTGGCAATTTCTTACTGTGTCTTGGATGTCCCCGCTGATGACAGCCGGCAAGCACAAACAGTTAAATGAGGATGACGTTTGGTTTTTAGGTTTCGAGTTTCAACATCGTAGACTGCATGAAAAGTTTCGTCAGCTCCGCGGATCTGTCATATCTAGGTTACTTCAAGCAAATGGCATCGATGTTCTGATCATTACAGGAATCTCTACGGTGCAGATGCTTTGCG ACTTCTCAACCCCCGTGCTTCTCCAACAGCTTCTCAGCGCAATGGGGAACCCCTACGCACCAAAACGTGTCGCTTTGACCTATGCCATGCTGTCACTAGTGCTTCGTTTGGTTGCAGCGCAATCCCAGGTATTGAACCTCTGGTATGGTAGACGCTGCTACGAACGAAGCAGAGGTGAGATGATCATGATGGTGTATGAGAAGGCATTATCAAGGAAGAATATATTCGATCAGCAGATTCCAGAAAGGGGCAGCCAAAATGAGAGCCAGGAGAGCGAGGACAATAACGGTGAAGTATCGCCCAGTGCTAAGCAGAGGAAGCTTTGCGGACTATTTCCGCAGCGACAAGCTACTAGTAAAGGGAAAGTGAAGACCGCGGCTTCCATGGGAAAGATATTCAACTTACTGCGTGGAGATGTCTACGAAGTGGCCCAGCGGTTCTGGGAAGTGGACACCTTAGTTGACAAACCCTTGGGTCTTGTCATTGCCACGGTGCTCGTCTGGAAGCTGCTTGGCCCCTCCTGCTTTCTCGGGATCTCGGCTATCCTGGTAGCGCAGGTCTTGAACGTTTTCATAACACGTATGCTCCTTCGTTGGGAAAGAGTGCGCAGACTGGCAACAGATACTAGACTCCAAATATCATCTCAGTTCGTGGAGGCCCTTCGCCATCTTCGTTGGTATGGTTGGCAAAACCATTGGCTGCGTCAGGTTATGGAAGCCCGGCAATCTGAATTGAACCTTCGTATCGTGACTAGTCTTTTCAATGTTCTAATTCGCTTTGTCAACACCTTCGCCAGTGGTCTTTTTCCTGTTGTGGCCTTGTATGCCTATACATTGTTGGCTGGGAATCCCCTGCGTATTGACATCATATTTCCGGCCTTGCAGCTCTTCACTATGCTGGAGCTTCGGCTAAGAGAAATTCCGGGTCTAATAACAGTGCTCATCAATGCCTCAATCGCCATGGAACGTATAGAGGACTTCATGGCTGAACCCGATAAGGAGAAACAGGAAGCACTAGCATCAAATGCTGGAGCCTCACTGGTGTTAGACTCTTGCTACTTTGCATGGCCTGGTAAGGCATCGCCTGTGCTCTCTGATATCAACCTGAGAGTTTCTGGGGGCTTGACAGTCATCTGCGGTAAAGTAGGTGCTGGGAAAACAGCACTACTTCAAGCGCTACTTGGTGAACTGGATAGACTGAGTGGTGTTTCCGAGACCCCCAATGAGATGGTCGGATATTGCTCTCAAACGCCATGGTTGCAGAGCATGAGTATCCGTGACAATATTCTGTTCTCTTCTCCGTACGATGAACCTCGCTACAAGCAAGTTCTCGAGGCCTGCGCATTACTTCCAGACCTGGCTAACTTCAAACATGGCGATCTATCGTTTGTGGGCGAAAATGGGATTGGCCTTTCAGGTGGGCAGAAGGCACGTGTGGCTCTTGCAAGGGCAGTCTACAGCACTGCAAGAATATTATACCTTGACGACCCTTTGTCCGCCCTGGATCATAACACGGCAGAAACCATAGTTCGCAGGTGCTTCTCCGGCCCGTTGATGCAAAACCGCACAGTTGTCCTTGTTACTCACCGCACCACTTTAGTACGTCATATTGCAGACCAAATAGTTCACCTTCATGATGGCAGAGCTACCATAGAAGATAAGCAAAACATTTCCTCAACTCTCAGCATTGATGATACGGACgaatcttcctcatcccACACCACGGACGATGGGGCTCAAGACGAGGCGACAGACCAGGATGATAAAGCCGCGGTGCCAGACAAGTTTATTGAAGAGGAACACCGGGCTGAATGGGGAGTGAAGGCCAAAGTCTACTGGAACTATATCCGAGCTGGAAAGTATAAGTGGTGGCTGGTCCTTGCCGTCTTCATAACTATGTATCGTCTCGCAGCTGTTGGTCAATCCTGGTTTATCAAAGAATGGGGTGAGGCTTATGATCACGATCAAACGGTTGTGTTATTTGGCTTCTCGCCATCTTATAAAAAAGCTTCCTCTGGAGGACTGGGAGAACCACTAGTCCTGCCACAGGTGCTCAGTTGGAAGCCAGGTAATCCATTTGACAAGTTTCCTGCACCAGTTGAAGACGTCCGACCATGGCTTGTTGCATTCTTTGCTATTACAGTTTTCCAATCACTCACTGTCCTAGTATCACAGCTCATGATGATTGTCATAGTTTACTGTGCGGGCCAAACATTGTTTCAGGAGGTCATGCTGCGTGTCAGCCATGCCACATTCCGCTTCTTTGATGTCACTCCTATTGGACGTTTGATGAATCGGTTGACATCTGACATCGGTGTAGTCGATGGAAACATCAGCGAACAATTCCAGCGAATCATCTTCCAGGCTATCGTGTGGGTTTCATCACTCCTAGTCATTGCCTCAGTCACACCGAcatttcttgctttttcatttcttctaACAGCCGCCTTTATTTTTACCTTCCTACGGTTCCTCCCAACGTCACAAAGCTTGCGGCGGCTTGAGATGGTGTCTCTGAGCCCACTAATCTCGAACTTTGGAGAACTGTTGCATGGTCTAACTACTGTTCGTGCATTTCACGCGGAATCCCGCTTTCAGGATAGAGTCATCGCTGTTGTGGATAAATTCCAAGGCATGGACCACTTCTACTGGTCACTGCAGAGCTGGCTGATGTATCGTTTCGAAGGCCTGTCTGCGCTTTCAACATTCTGTCTTGCGGCCATCGCACTATACACGAATGCCAGTCCTGGCCTGGCCGCTTTCGTTTTGATAGCAGGGAATAACTTTGTGGACTCTACACACGCGTTATGCAAGCAGTATGGCCAACTGCAAATGGATTTCGTCTCAGTTGAAAGAGTTGACGAACTTCTACACATTGAACAAGAATCTCCAGGGACCCTTGAGCCACCGGCATCTTGGCCGAAGTTCGGCTCCGATATTGTTTTTGAGGATGTTACGATACGATATGCCCCTCACCTGGATCCATCGCTGAATAATATTTCCCTCCGCATCCCTGGCGGGTCCACGACAGCCGTTATCGGCAGGACAGGAAGCGGGAAGTCTACCCTCGCAGTCTCGCTTCTTAACGTGATCCGCCCAGATGGCGGCCGCATCCTGGTGGACGACCACGACATTGCGCAGGTGAGCACGCAAGCACTCCGGACAAGGGTAACCTTTGTTGCGCAAGACCCCGTTCTTTTCCCGGGAAGCATCCGCCGTAACCTCGACCCAACCGGCGAGTACACAGATGCGGAGTGTTCAGACGTCCTCAAACGCATCTGCAGCAGACACGGCTGGAACTTGGAGACACATGTGGAAGCCGGGGGTCGGAACCTGAGCCAGGGTGAACGACAGCTAATCGGCTTGTCAAGGGCGGTCTTACGCCGGAGTTCGATTGTCATACTCGACGAGGCAACGGCGTCCATCGACCACGAAAGTTCGTTGGAGATTCAGCAAGTTCTaagagaggaaatgaaagaGTCTACAGTCATTACTATTGCACACAGATTGGAAGCCATCAAGGACGCAGATTACTATGTTGTTCTGGATCAGGGACGAGTATCCAAACAGGGATACGTGAAGGATATGTGA
- a CDS encoding putative competence/damage-inducible protein CinA (uncharacterized protein Ao3042_02087): MASNPVYIQRNTETLLDIATDVIHMLNQAGQTLGVAESLTAGGVMAALTSVPGSSAVFRGGVVSYATPLKQQLLGVDPDLIATMGVIDPDVATQMAEGARKVTTYDNSPTVWGIGTTGVAGPASQDGKPVGTVYIGIASPTGTRAWGPFNFPGTREHIREATVLEALSRLREELIAYQGGGRK, from the coding sequence ATGGCTTCCAACCCCGTGTATATACAGCGAAACACCGAGACGCTCCTTGATATAGCTACCGATGTCATCCACATGCTTAACCAGGCAGGACAAACACTAGGAGTCGCAGAATCCCTGACGGCGGGTGGTGTGATGGCCGCACTCACCTCTGTGCCAGGCTCCAGTGCAGTATTCCGTGGTGGTGTTGTGTCCTATGCAACACCTCTCAAGCAGCAACTCCTGGGCGTGGATCCAGACCTGATCGCTACGATGGGTGTGATTGACCCCGATGTCGCAACACAGATGGCCGAAGGCGCTCGCAAAGTCACAACTTATGACAACAGCCCAACAGTGTGGGGTATTGGGACAACGGGGGTCGCTGGTCCCGCATCTCAGGATGGAAAGCCTGTCGGCACGGTGTATATCGGCATTGCGTCACCTACTGGGACCCGAGCTTGGGGTCCCTTCAACTTCCCTGGAACTCGTGAGCATATCCGCGAAGCAACTGTTCTAGAAGCCTTGTCTCGACTGCGTGAGGAACTTATTGCTTACCAGGGTGGCGGGAGGAAATAG